One genomic region from Drosophila subpulchrella strain 33 F10 #4 breed RU33 chromosome 2R, RU_Dsub_v1.1 Primary Assembly, whole genome shotgun sequence encodes:
- the LOC119550915 gene encoding histidine-rich glycoprotein: MSALKAFIFVALFAVAYCAPSPGFFGKHEHHTIHVPYKVHTVHHHHVQKVHVPVVKHVPVPIYKEVPVHHVHHEEVPVPVHHVHHEEVPVHHVFDDHHDHHGWSSHHGHGWL; this comes from the exons ATGTCCGCCCTGAAAGCATTC ATCTTCGTCGCCCTCTTCGCCGTGGCCTACTGCGCCCCCAGTCCCGGCTTCTTTGGCAAACA CGAGCACCACACGATCCACGTGCCGTACAAGGTGCACACGGTGCACCACCACCACGTCCAGAAGGTCCATGTGCCGGTGGTGAAGCACGTGCCGGTGCCCATCTACAAGGAGGTTCCCGTGCACCACGTCCACCACGAGGAGGTCCCGGTGCCAGTGCACCACGTCCACCACGAGGAGGTGCCCGTCCACCACGTCTTCGATGACCACCACGACCACCACGGCTGGAGCTCCCACCACGGACACGGCTGGCTGTAA
- the LOC119551481 gene encoding uncharacterized protein LOC119551481: MIYLQSCCCCVDLRIGTIVIGILHIIADILGGTFIALFGESGIPDLGHTLFIIFMMLHILSCVFLIIGCFRLKSSWMLFYIIMTMIKILAMIILIISDVILVIWYPVLITYALMFFLCLYFWLVAYSFYAALGGALFI, from the exons ATGATCTACCTAcagagctgctgctgctgtgtgGATCTGCGCATCGGTACCATTGTGATTGGAATTCTGCATATTATAGCGGATATTCTTGGAGGTACTTTTATTGCCCTATTTGGGGAGTCTG GCATTCCCGATTTGGGCCATACTCTGTTCATTATATTCATGATGCTGCACATACTGAGCTGCGTATTCCTGATCATCGGCTGCTTTCGG CTAAAAAGCAGCTGGAtgcttttttatataataatgaCTATGATCAAAATTCTTGCCATGATTATACTGATAATATCCGACGTTATACTCGTCATTTGGTACCCGGTGTTGATCACATATGCCCTAATGTTCT TTTTATGCCTTTATTTCTGGCTGGTGGCCTACTCCTTTTACGCCGCCCTTGGGGGAGCGCTGTTTATCTAA
- the LOC119550883 gene encoding circumsporozoite protein — protein sequence MFFKLLFATFVALAVAKPQHQPAAQYPAGVNPQDCPNFPICDNARLHNPQPQWGAPQPQWQQPQPQWNAQPQQQWQQPQQQWNPQPQPQWQPQPSWNAAPAPSAGGDKYPAGINPQTCPNYPYCDVNAGHGGAPVAAPPLPGWTERLYPAGVSPHQCPNFPYCN from the exons ATGTTCTTCAAGCTG CTTTTCGCTACCTTTGTGGCTCTGGCGGTGGCCAAGCCGCAGCACCAACCTGCTGCCCAGTATCCGGCTGGCGTCAATCCCCAGGACTGCCCCAACTTCCCCATCTGTGATAACGCGCGTCTGCACAATCCCCAACCACAGTGGGGTGCCCCGCAGCCGCAGTGGCAGCAGCCGCAGCCACAGTGGAACGCCCAGCCGCAGCAACAGTGGCAGCAGCCGCAGCAACAGTGGAACCCCCAGCCCCAGCCCCAGTGGCAGCCACAACCCTCGTGGAACGCTGCTCCTGCTCCCTCCGCCGGTGGCGATAAGTATCCGGCTGGCATCAACCCGCAGACCTGCCCCAACTACCCGTACTGCGACGTGAACGCCGGACACGGCGGCGCCCCCGTGGCTGCTCCTCCGCTGCCCGGCTGGACGGAGCGTCTCTACCCCGCCGGAGTCTCGCCGCACCAGTGCCCCAACTTCCCCTACTGCAACTAA
- the LOC119550882 gene encoding endoplasmic reticulum junction formation protein lunapark — MGFVLSKFRKEKSTEAVLEGLQTQIQALEKYMINTEERKRRFVTNFVGFTIGAYIVGFGLWYFFYFPPTVQECFMYLVPLLLFPIVIIFLRRLFTWYFQRKLNKNGDKLSRLKEDKRKILEQVMDKETYKVAVNLLERFGDKKQLRITGLPTGSTPNRSLVERSPQPAAAARTAITGGQQQQQRSLAPYTSVYRNNNNNNTSLNSSVISTQSLAPLTSASPQLRAVQELRRRSPFPIVDDRSRSALDRIVDFIVGDSPKDRFGMICKECHAHNGMLPKEEYEYTTFRCAFCNVLNQARKKRPVAPRLSLEAPSETATKRNDSSDSESSDDDSDKEPSVRRALLQNVPSSETDMDATTVTEDLAMETETPETGSTTAEANSTEVTASS; from the exons ATGGGATTCGTGCTGTCCAAGTTCCGG AAGGAAAAGTCTACGGAGGCGGTTTTGGAGGGGCTGCAGACGCAGATCCAGGCGTTGGAGAAGTACATGATCAACACCGAGGAGCGGAAGCGGCGGTTCGTGACCAACTTTGTGGGCTTCACCATAGGCGCGTATATCGTGGGCTTCGGACTCTGGTACTTCTTTTACTTCCCGCCGACGGTGCAGGAGTGCTTCATGTACTTGGTGCCCCTTCTCCTCTTTCCGATTGT CATTATCTTTCTGCGGCGGCTGTTTACGTGGTACTTCCAGCGCAAGCTCAACAAAAATGGCGATAAGCTGTCCCGTCTGAAGGAGGACAAGCGCAAGATATTGGAGCAGGTCATGGACAAAGAGACCTATAAG GTGGCAGTGAATCTCCTGGAGCGCTTTGGCGATAAGAAGCAGCTCCGCATCACCGGTCTTCCGACCGGATCGACGCCCAAccgctcgctggttgagcggTCTCCTCAGCCAGCTGCCGCCGCCCGAACTGCAATAACGGGCggacagcaacaacagcagcggtCGCTTGCCCCGTACACCAGTGTCTACcgcaataataacaacaacaatacaTCGCTAAACAGCAGCGTCATCAGCACCCAGTCACTGGCTCCGCTGACGTCAGCATCACCACAGTTGCGTGCCGTTCAAGAATTGCGTCGACGATCGCCTTTCCCCATCGTGGACGATCGATCACGGAGCGCCCTAGATCGCATCGTGGACTTCATCGTGGGTGACAGTCCAAAGGATCGGTTTGGCATGATCTGCAAGGAGTGCCATGCCCACAACG GAATGCTGCCCAAGGAGGAGTACGAATACACTACCTTCAGGTGTGCATTCTGCAATGTACTTAACCAGGCAAGGAAGAAGCGACCCGTTGCCCCCCGTCTCTCCTTGGAGGCCCCATCGGAAACAGCAACAAAGCGAAACGACAGCTCAGATAGTGAATCATCCGATGATGACTCTG ATAAGGAGCCATCTGTACGAAGAGCCCTGCTTCAGAATGTGCCATCGAGTGAAACTGATATGGATGCCACCACCGTAACGGAAGACTTGGCAATGGAGACTGAAACACCCGAGACTGGATCTACTACCGCGGAAGCCAACAGTACTGAGGTGACTGCGAGTTCCTGA